The Nitrospirota bacterium genome segment CTCAGGTCGTTAATCATTTTATCGCGCAGTTCCGGAAAAATAACCGGCGGCACCATGCTCGCATTGAACAATTGTTTCTCAAGGTTGATATTTGCGATGCTGATGTCTGCGGCGTTCATGAACGCCATGATGTGTTTTTTCTCATTTTCAGACGCACAGCAATCGATTGTAGATTGCAGGTTGATAATCGTTGCCGGTAGAATAATGGCAAGTTTGGTTGAAAACCAGTTAAACACCGGCTTCAACTGATCGTTGTTTAGCTGAATTGCGGTTGAAAGAAAAAGGGCGTTTGATCTGGTCGCCGTTTTAATGACTTCCTTCTGGCCGCTGAAATTTCTACTGAACTGCCATTCATACGTACCGGTTTTATTGTTAAAAATACGTTCAAACCATCGCTGGGGCTTGCCTTCAGGATAGGCAATGAGCCACTCTTCGGTGATCCGCTGTTGTGTTGCTGAAAAACCGTATTGATAGCGGCTCCCCTCGCTGATGATTGTAATTTCAAATTCCGACGGCGACTTTGCACTTTCCCTATCAAAAAGAAACGGTACAACAGGGACCGACTGTCCTTCCTGAATAGACGAGAACGACTGGATGACGAGGAACTGCATGATATTAAGCGCAAGGATTGTGTTGCTTTTACCAGAAGCGTTAGCTCCATACATAACGGCAGAGCGAAGAAGCTTAGGCAGCTTGGAAATAGACGGGAACGTATTGGATTCGTCTAATTCCCCACCCTTCGCAGCTGCCAGGCTAAGTACCTGTTTTTCTTTAATTGATCTAAAATTGGTTACTGAAAATTCAATTAACATGATAACCTCTTGCAGTTTTTTCTTTATAATTGCGCAAAATTTGCAAAATGTCAAGCAAAAATACACTACAAATGCTTTTTTGCTCTGCCAGCCGGGTCATATCCGATCTTGTTCTTAATGTTCCGGATCATACCGGCATCTGGGCTGTCGGCGCTTTTTGGTAAGGATAGCAGGTGGAAAAGCTCCTTGATGCTTCTTTCGCATAAAGGTCGTACGCATTTTCTCGATCGGCATAGGGGGCGGCCTTGACGGCCGCGCCCCTGCCACACCACCCGGCATGCGGGTCCGCACCGGGCGATTCGAGAAGTTGAGGTTATGAGAGGTTCGCTCTCGTCAGCGCTGCCTGTAGCAACCCCGACCCTGTGTTCTCCGATCATACCGCGGGGTGCACGCTTCATCACTGCCAGGTTCTCTCCCGGCTTCACCGGACGCTTCCCCCGACCGCTCCGCTAATGCGGACTTCTGATGCCTTGCGTGTACCATCGGAATGCCCTTGAACACTCCTTCTCGTTCGGCCCTTCGCTCCCTGTCGGCAGCTACTACGGCCTCTGCTGACTTCTCGCTCCGTGTCGCCACGTTGGCCCTTCAGCCATGAGGCGAGATCTCCCCAGGTAAGAACGCACTCCTTCGCTGCACAACCGCCGGATCTACGCCGCTCCGCCTTGATCACGAGAGCTTCGCGGTTTCATGCCCGCTCGCCCTGCTCGGCAGCGCCTTCTATCCGATTCTTGTTCATCAGCTCGCAGCTTCGCTCCGCGCTTCCTTCCCACACTCGGTCGCCCTCATGCAGTTGCGCTTTGCTTCGTTCGTCGTGATCAACTTACGGTGGGACTTGCACCCACAGGAGTGCGCCCATGCTGGGCGCACATAAAAAAAGGCCGGCAGAGATTTCCTCTCTGCCGGCCTTCGTGTTTTCCTCGTGAAAGGAAACGATTTGCTTAGTACATTCCGCCGCCCATGCCGCCCATACCACCCATGCCGCCGGGCATTCCTCCGCCACCCTTCTCTTCGGGCAGATCGGTGATCATCACTTCCGTCGTGAGCATCAGGCTCGCCACGGAGGCCGCGTTCTGAAGCGCGGACCGGGTCACCTTGGTCGGGTCGATAATGCCCGCCTGGAGCATGTCCACATACTCTTCCTTCTGTGCGTCAAAACCGTAATTCAGCTTGTCCGAGGACTTCACCTTGTCCACGATTACCGACGGTTCGAGACCGGCGTTGTTCACGATCTGGCGAATCGGCTCTTCAAGCGCCTTCTTCACGATATTGACGCCGATCTGCTCGTCACCACCGAGCTTCATCTTGTCCAGGATCGGGATGCAACGGAGCAGCGCAACACCACCGCCCGCTACGATACCCTCTTCCATGGCTGCGCGGGTCGCGTGAAGCGCGTCCTCGACCCGTGCCTTCTTTTCCTTCATCTCGGTTTCGGTTGCTGCGCCCACGTTGATGACCGCGACGCCGCCCACGATCTTCGCGAGCCGTTCCTGGAGCTTCTCTTTATCGTAATCCGAGGTCGTCTCGGCAATCTGCGCCTTGATCATCTTCACCCGGCCCTGGATCGCGTCGGTCTTGCCCGCTCCTTCAACGATGGTGGTGTTGTCCTTGTCCACAGTGATCTTCTTTGCCCGTCCGAGGTCCGTGATCTTTACATTCTCAAGCTTGATGCCGAGGTCTTCAGAGATCACCTGTCCACCGGTCAGGATCGCGAGGTCTTCGAGCATTGCCTTGCGGCGGTCGCCGAAGCCCGGCGCCTTGATGGCGCAGATCTGAAGCGTGCCGCGAAGCTTGTTCACCACCAGGGTCGCCAGGGCCTCACCCTCAACGTCCTCGGCGACGATCACCATCGGCGCGCCCATCTTGGCGGTCTGTTCCAGGATCGGGAGCAGGTCCTTCATGCTCGAGATCTTCTTCTCCGACAGGAGGATGTAGGCGTTCTCAAGAACGGCCTCCATCTTCTCGGCATTGGTCACAAAGTAGGGCGAGATGTATCCGCGGTCGAACTGCATCCCCTCTACCACGTCGAGGCTGGTGAGCATGCTCTTGGCCTCTTCCACGGTGATGACGCCGTCCTTGCCGACCTTGTCCACTGCCTCGGCGATCAAATCGCCGATGGTGGCGTCGCTGTTCGCGGAAATACTGCCGACCTGGGATATTTCCTTCTTGTCAACAACGAGCTTGGAGTTCTTCTTAAGGTTCGCGATGACCGCTTCAACGGCCTTCTCGATGCCGCGCTTCAGGTCCATGGGGTTCGCGCCCGCGGTCACGTTCTTCATGCCTTCGCGGTAGATGGCCTGGGCCAGCACTGTCGCGGTCGTGGTGCCGTCACCGGCCACGTCCGAGGTCTTGGAAGCAACTTCGCGCACAAGCTGGGCGCCCATGTTCTCATAGGGGTCCTTCAGCTCAATTTCCTTTGCCACGGTCACACCGTCCTTGGTTATGGTCGGTGCGCCGAATTTCTTGTCGATCATGACGTTCCGGCCCTTGGGACCAAGCGTCGCCTTCACGGCGTCCGTAAGAACGTTCACTCCCTTCAGGATCGCCGCACGCGCTTCCTGGTCGAACATAAGCTGCTTTGCCATATCATCTCCTCCTAAAAATTCATAATAATATTGATCATATGTTCCGGTGAGGGAACCTTCAGGGAACTTAGCTCAGGATTCCGAGCACGTCCTCTTCCTTGACGATCAGATACTCGACATTGTCGAGGTTGATCTTCGATCCTGAATACCGGTCAAAGAGGATTTTGTTGCCTACCTTGAGAGACTTCACCTCATCACCCACGGCCTCAACCTGTCCGCTCTGCGGTTTCTCTTTCGCGGAATCGGGAATATACAGACCGCCTGCAGTCTTCTCCAGTTCCGCGGTGTAGCTTACGAACACCCTGTCTTTCAATGGCTTGAATTTAATACTCATGTGTGCTCAACTCCTTTCGTGAATTGTAAGTTTTATTATAGCAGAAAATTTAGCACTCGTTTAAGGCGAGTGCTAATATAGGGCTGAGTCAAAAAAAAAGCAAACCTAGTATTTAGCAATTATAGGCTATTTTATGCAAATATTAGCCATTTTTAAGGAAAATTCAAAGGATTACTGATTATTAAAACATATTAAAAAAAGCAGGGATGATATCCCTGCTTTTTCAATTCGTTAGCATTTTTATTGTAATATCTTTTTCTATTTTTCCTTTTTAGCCGAAACCGGGATATTTTTAAATACGTCCTCGGCCTTTAATGCAGGCTTTAAGATCTCGATGGCCTTCTGTATCTGGATATCGTCCTTTTTTTCTTTCGGCGTCACTTCCATAGAGAAGTCGTCTTCAAGGGAAGGCGTGCCCTTTTCCTTTTTCTTTTCCTCTTCGACGGTGTCGTTCTTCAAGTGGCGATCAAGGTCCTTTTCACGCACAACCACGTGCAGTGAATCAGTAGTACCCTCCTTCGCCTCTTTTACCGTCGGCAACTTCACCTCGATGTCCGGGGTAATGCCCACGTTCTGGATCGAACGGCCGCTTGGCGTGTAGTATTTGGCAGTCGTAAGCCGGACACCGCCACCGCCTTCAAGGGGAAATACAGTCTGGACCGATCCCTTGCCGAAGGTCTGAGTACCCACGATCACCGCACGCTTTGAATCCTGCAACGCGCCCGCAACGATCTCCGACGCGCTCGCGCTCCCCGTGTTCACGAGCACGACCATCGGGAAATCCCGGGGTGTTTCCGGTCCGCTGGTGAGAAAGTCCTTCCGGTCTGACTTCTGCCTGCCCTGGATATACACCACGAGCGAATCCCTGGGCAGGAACTTGCCGCTCACATCCACAGATGCGTCAAGGAGCCCACCCGGATCATTGCGCAGATCGAGGACCAGTTTCTTGATCCCCTTTGCCTCAAGGTTCTTCAACGCTTTTTCAAGCTCCTCGGTGGTCTGCCCCTGGAACTGGATGATTTTGATATAACCGATCTCGTTGTCAAGCATCTCGGACTTCACGCTCGTCACCTTGATGACGTCGCGCATGATCTTGAACTCCTTCGGTTTGTCCCATCCCTCGCGGTAGATCAGGAGACTCACCTGAGTGTTTTTGGGTCCGCGCATTTTGTCCACGGCCTGCTCGATCGTCATGTCCTTGGTCCATTCATCGTTGATCTTCATGATCTTGTCCCCGGCAGCGAGTCCCGCGCGGAAACCGGGGGTATCATCGATCGGCGCGATGATCGTGAGCTGCTGGTTCTTGACCCCGATCTGTATCCCAACGCCCTGGAACTCGCCCTTGATGTCGAGGTTCATCTCTTTAAATGACCGTTCGTTCATATAGGACGAATGGGGATCGAGGCTTGAGACCATGCCCCGGATGGCGCCCTGGATCAATTCCCTGGAATCAGGGTCCTCCACATAGTTCCGTTTTACAAGCTCGAGCGCCTGGGTGAAGGCTTTCAGCTCCTCATAGGTATCGGGCTTGGCCTGGACCATTCCCTGACCGATCACGACCCCGATCAGCAAAAGGATCAGCGCTGCCATTAAAAACTTCTTTTTGTTGATCCGAATCATTTCATCATCCTCCAGATTGTTCTGCATAATAACTCTCCCGTCAAATTATACAGGCAGAAATTAAGGTAACCGGTTTTGTTACAGCTTGATTTAAACGTTGAGCTTCTGTATTTGTCATTCTCCGTACATCTGTTGTGCGCTGTTGTGCGTCATTGCGTCATTTCTTCGCGAGCCACTGGAGCGGGTCCTGGGCCTCGCCGTTCCTGCGTATCTCGAAGTATAATTTCGAACCCTTCAGGCTGCCGGTGTCGCCCGCCAGACCGATCACCTGGCCCCCGGCGGCCCGCTCCCCTTTGTTCAGGTCAATCCGCGAGAGATTGCCGTAAAGTGTATAGAACCCGTTTCCATGGTCAAGGATCAGGAGTTTACCGTAGCCTTTGTACCAGTCCGCGAATGCCACCTGGCCGTCACGCACTGCCCGCACCGATTCCCCCTCATGCGCCTCGATCTCGATCCCCCTGCGATATACCATGGTGCCGAACTGCGGATGGCGCTGCATGCCGAACCTTGTCAGTACCTGGCCTTCGAGGGGCCACGGGAGCCGCGTCCTGTCACGCTCCGCGGTTTCGTGACCTTGTCGGGAATCAAGAAGGGGCGCTTTTGCAGCCCTCTTCTCCTGCTCGCCCTTCTTGATCATGGCCCAGAGACTGGCGGACGCCTCCTCAAGCTCGCGCAGGGACTGCTCGTACTGGCCCTTCTCATTCCGCACGCTCGCAAGGATGACGGCTTTTTTCTTTTTCCGCGCTTCGAGCTCCGCCTTCTTTGCTGCGACCACCCGCTGACGGGCAAGCAGTTCGTTTTTTTTCTCTGCGATCTCCATCTGCCGCGCCGCAAGCATTGTCAGGGCTTTGCTGTACTCCCTCATGATCACCCGGTCCCGATCGGCGATCGTACCGAGATACTTGATCCGCTTCAGCGTCTGGTCCAGTCCGTCAGGGGAAAATATTGCAACGGCGTATCCGCTTCGGCTCATCTTGTAAAGCGCCCGGAGCCGCCGGCTATAGTGCTGCTTCAGCGCGGCAAGCTCACGGCTGAGCACGGTGTTGTTCTTCTCGACCTCCCGAAGGGCCGCCTCGGAATCGTGCAGCCGCCGCTGCTGGTCGGTGAGTTCCGCGCGTCCGGTCTGGATGTCCCGGTCGATCTTTTCAAGCTCCGACAGGATCGAACGCTCTTTGCGGTCCGCCCGTTTCAGTTCCTTTTTTTTCTCGCGCATCTCGCGCTTGATGCGCTGAAGCTGCTGTTTGTCGGCTGACCGGTCCGCGGCTGCGGAAAATCCAGGCGGCCAAAGCGCGATCAGGATAACGAGCAGAAGAACGCGAGTGGCGGTCGTCGTCCCCATGCGCTACTCCAGGAACCTGCTGACCGAGACCAGCCCGCCGGCAAGACCAAGTACTCCGCCGCCGATTATCATATATGCTACCACCGAAAGCGGCAGAAAGTCCAACCCATTCGGCCGCGACAGGAAGAGGAAAACCTCCCGCGGAAGCGCATAGTACACGCCCGCAAGGACGCCCACAGCGAGCGCCGAGCCGAGCATGGCAAGCATCATGCCTTCAATAAGAAACGGCCCCTGGATGAATCCACGGGTCGCCCCGATCCACTGCATCAGCTCGATCTCCTGGCCCCGGGAGTACAGCGCAAGCCGGACTGAGTTGGATATGATGAACACCACGGTAATCCCGAGCAGAACAGCCAGTGCCATGCCGCCATAGGTGATCACCGTGTAAAAACCCGACAGCACCCGGGCGCCCTCTTTCCCATAGGAGACGTCTTCCACGCCTCGATAGTCTGAAAACTTCCCGGCCAGGACCTCGAGCCGCTCCGCGTCAACAGTTCGATGGTCAAAGGTTATCTCATAGGAATCAGGCAGTGGGTTCTCAACGAGACCCTGGATCAGCGCCTCCTGTCCCTTGAGCTCCTTTTTGAACAACTGGAGCGCTTCGGCCCTGGACAGGTAGCCGACCTTTTTCACGCCCGGCTCCATCTTGATCCGGTGCTGAATAAAATCCTTCTCATGCTCCGTCAGCCCGTCCTTCAGGTATACGGACATCTCGAGGCGGTCTCCCAGAGAATTCACCGCGGTCTGGAGGTTCAGGAACACGATCAGGAAAAAACCCACGATGAGCATGGCCATGCTGATCGTGCCCACCGCGAGCAGGTTCACGAGGCTGTTGGCACGAAGTCCCCGGAAGGCCTCGGCGATAAAGTACAACAGGCCGTATCCTTTCACGGCGCTCTCTCCTCAATCGTTGTTGCGGCCGTTCCCGCGTCCGGCCTCGACAGAGGGGTGGGAGCGGTGCGCTGAAAGTGGCTGCCGTCGTCAATCACCTTGCCGCCCTCCATAATAATGATCCTGCGCTGCATCTTCCGCACCGTTTCCCAGTCGTGAGTGGCCACCAGCACGGTCGTGCCCTTCATGTTGATGTCCTTGAACAGGCGGAATACCTCCTGGGCGCTCTGGGGGTCCAGGTTGCCGGTGGGCTCGTCGGCAAGCAGCACCTGGGGCTCGTTCACAAGCGCGCGGGCCACGGCTACCTTCTGCTGCTCTCCACCCGAGAGCTTTGGCGGCGTCAAGTGGCTCTTGTTTTCCATCCCGACCTTCTTGAGCACCTGGTACACGCGCCGCTCGATCTCTCCGGGAGGAGTACCCACCACTTTCAGCGCAAGCGCGATATTTTCAAAAATCGTCTTATGGAGAAGAAGCTTGTAGTCCTGGAACACGAAGCCTATGTTACGCCTGAGGTAGGGAATGGTCGAGGATTTCAACCGGGAAGTGTTCATGCCCTGCATGACGATCCGCCCCTCGTCCGCGAGTTCGGCGCAGAAGAGGATCTTGAGCAGGGTGGACTTGCCTGCACCGCTCGGGCCGGTAACGAAAGCAAACTCGCCCTTGTCCACCGTGAAGCTCACGTCGCGCAGAGCGGGAACTCCTTCATAATATTTTGTTACCTGATAAAGCTGGATCATAGTGAGTCAAAGCTCAAATCACAATATCCAAATCCCAAATAAATTCCAAATTAAAAATTCCAATGACCTTGGCGTTTGGAATTTGCTGTTTGGTTATTGGAGTTTATTTGTGATTTGGTGCTTGAGCTTTGGAATTTCCCCCGCTTGCGCATCAGCGCTTCTTCTTAATAACTTCCTTGACCGCGGAAACGATATCACCCGCCGACATGCCGTACTTCTTCAGCAGCCCTTCCTGGTCACCGGACGCACCAAAGGTGTCCTTGACGCCGATGCGCACCATCGGGACCGGGGATGATTCGCTCAGCACCTCGGCCACGGCGCCGCCCAGTCCGCCGATGATCGAGTGCTCCTCGGCGGTCACGATCGCGCCGCTGTGCTTCGCGGCCCTGATTATGGCGTCAACATCGATCGGCTTGATCGTGGACATGTTGATCACACCCGCGTCGATCCCTTCGGCCTTCAGCAGATCGCGCGCCTTGATCGACTCGGCGACCATGATGCCCGTGGCGATAATGGCCGCGTCCCTGCCCTCGTTGAACACGTGGGCCTTCCCGATCTTGAACGCATACCCCTCGCCAAAGAGCGTCGGCACCTTGTTCCGTCCCACGCGCACGTAGCAGGGGCCCATATGCTCCGCCACGGCCTCGATGGCCTGCATTGTCTCGGGCCCGTCAGCAGGGACGATCACGGTCATGTGCGGAAGCACGCGCATCAAGGCAATGTCCTCGACAGACTGGTGCGAGCCGCCGTCCTCGCCGACCGTAATGCCCGCGTGGCTCGCCACGATCTTCACGTTCATGTTCGGATAGCAGATGGACTGCCGCACCTGCTCCCAGGCCCTGCCCGTGGCGAACACCGCAAAGGTGCTCGCAAACGGCAGCTTGCCGGCTACGGAAAATCCGGCCGCCGTGCCCATCATGTCCTGCTCGGCAATCCCGATGTTGAAGAACCGATCCGGGAACACCTTGGCAAATTTCGAGGTCTTCGTCGAACCCGACAGGTCCGCGTCCAGCACCACCACGTCATCCCGCTTTTTCCCGAGGGCCACCAGCGCGTCCCCGTATGCATCTCTCGTCGCAACCTTTGTCACGTTTCCCCCCTCTTCGAGTGCGGAATGCGGAGTTCGGAGTGCGGAATAAGAACTAAGGAGTTCTTGTCTTCAGCCTTTCACTCCGCACTCCGAACTCGCCACTCCGCACTTATTTGCACACCGTCTCTTCCGACAACTCTTTCAACGCGATCTCGAGCTCTTCCTTCGACGGCGTGGTCCCGTGGAACTCCACCTTGCCTTCGAACTGCTTCGAGCCCTTGCCCTTGATCGTGCGGCAAACGATCATGGTCGGCTTTCCCTTGATGGTTTCGGCCTTGTCGAGCGCGGTGGTGATGGCGCCCAGATCGTGACCGTCGATATCAAGCACTTCCCAGCCAAAGGCGCGCCATTTGTCCGTGATCGGCTCCACGCCCATCACCCTGGCAACCGGCCCGTCGATCTGGAGCCCGTTGTTGTCCACGAGCGCGCAGAGATTGTCGAGCTTGTAGTGCGCCGCGGTCATGGCAGCTTCCCAGACCTGGCCCTCCTGCAGTTCGCCGTCGCCGAGCAGGGCGTACACCCGGTTCGACGTCTTGTCGAGCTTGTGCGCGAGCGCGATGCCGTTGGCCACGGACAGGCCCTGACCCAGTGAACCCGTGGAGATCTCGACTCCCGGCACATACTTGCTGTCCGGATGGCCCTGGAGCCGCGAGCCGAGCTTCCGGAGCGTGCAGAGCTCCGCATGCTCGATGAACCCCGCGTGCGCGAGCACCGTATACAGAAGCGGCGCCGCATGGCCCTTCGAGAGGATGAAATGGTCCCGTCCCTTCCAGTCCGGTTTCTTTGCATCGTACTTCATTTTATAGAAGTAGAGCGCCGTAGCGATATCAGCCGCGGATAGGCTGCCCCCGGTGTGGCCCGAGCCGCACTCGGTCAGCATCTTCAGGATGTCGATCCTGACCCTTCGGGCCTTGTCCGTCAATGCTTTCAACTGCTCTTTTGATGCCGCCATGCAACCTGTCCTCCTGAGTGGATCATAGTATGGTAATGAGCAACAACGAATGAGATTATGTTCACCAAGGCAGGTGTCGCCGCGTTTTTCATACGCAGCGATCCCGAATAGTTCTGTGGCGACAGGTGTTTCAGATCGATTTCTTCTGTTCCCTGTCTCGCTGCTCCTGGGCAAGAAAGTCCAGGATAATATCGTCGAGCCCCTTTTCTTTCGCATCCGCCCTCGCTGGAGTCTGAGCAGGCGGAGCGGGTTTTTCCCCAGCCGGGGTCGGCGCGGCGGGCGCCGGCACGGACGCAGTTGCAGTTGATGGTGTGTACGTGGATTCGTGCGGGGCGTTATTCAGATCCAGCTTTCCATGCATCAGGTCGCGTATCATCTGCTTGTGCTGCTCCATCATCAACGCGCGCACCACCTCATCAAGACAGTCGGCCTTGAGAATGTCGGCGTAGCTGGTCTTGCGCGAAGCAAGGATCGCTCCCTGGAGATAGAGGAGAGAAGTTACATAGGGACTGTTGACCCCGCCGTCCTCGGTCTGGCAGTGGTAGACCTTCCCCTGGAATTTGAAGTCAGTATTGTACCCGGTAAGCATAGGACGGTATTATACAAAGCCGGGCAGGAAGTTGCAAGCCTTTTTGCTTGACAGTAAAAGCAGGTTAGTGTAACTTTCATCGCGTGCCGGCGTGGTGAAACTGGTAGACGCAGAGGACTCAAAATCCTCCGGGGGCAACTCCATGACGGTTCGATTCCGTCCGCCGGCACCAATAAAAAGATCGGTTATTCAACCGATCTTTTTTGTTTTACGACGGACAGAATAAGGGGGGATAGGTGGTCGTTTTTTCGTAAGGCCTATATGCTTTTCACAGTGATGCACTACGCTACCTTTTTCGGTTGCCGCTTGATGATAAGCTTGGCACCCAAGGCGTCCGCTATCTTCTTCAGCGTCGTGAGGCGGGGAAGACCGTGCGTCAAGCATTCAATTGGGGCCTTATCTTTTTATCCTCTGTTGAACAATGTTACGCGCAAGTTCGTACTCGGGCATGACTTTATCATGCTCTATCTTAACAGCCTTGTCCTTCAATAGCTCTTCTCTGTGCTTCTGATAATCCATCCGCTTACACCGCCATTTCAAAAAACAGCTTGTCATAGGTCACAACCGGCGCAGTTCTCTTGGCGGTCTCTTTCTTTTCGATCAAGCCCACTTGCTCCAAATACTTCACGTCGTCCGCGACATTCTTCACGTCCCGCTTTGCCATGCGCGCAAGCTCGTTGATCGAGGACGGTTTTTTCATCTTGATGATATGCAGGAGTCCAAGACGTTTCGGAGTCAACACTTTCCGCAAAGCCTCGAAGCTCGTAAAGTACACCTCCGGCCCTTTTACCGGCTTTAATTTCTCTCCGCGTTCAATGGCCTCGACTTTCTTGACCGTGTCGTCAAGAACGCTCTTTAAACTCTTTATCATGATCTTTTTTATTTTCATAGTTCACCCCTCTTATATTGCTCGATATCGTTATAGAAATCCTCTGTCAGCTTTCTGAGGCTGACAAATTTGTACGGTTCAACCCTGCCTTTTATATGCCTGTGATCTCCCTTGCCCTCGGTATTGTCGTAGCCGATCACCCGGCGCTTTCCCACGATGTAAACGTATGAGTACTTGTAGCCATGCGGCTTGTCTTTCGTCGGTTCGGGCAACTGCCATATCTTGACCTCGACGATATTCCCCGCTTCATCGGGAGCTTTAACGTGCTCAACAAGCCATGCTTTCATAATTATTGGTATGATATGCCTATAGAGAAATAATGTCAACCAGAAAAGAAAAGCCCCGGGTTGCCCAGGGGCCTTGATATTACACCGCCACCGGCTCGTCGGGCATCCGGTCTTGCATTTCACGTATCATCTGCCGCGCCCGTTCAAACCGTTGCGTCGCATCGTAGATGATAGTCATAAAACCGTTGAGGTTGTGAGCAAGCAGGGTTTCCATGCAGTTATCTGCGCCTTCGTATTTCCCAGCTGCCAGACATTCAACGATACTGAGTATGCCACCAAGGTGATCTAATTAGTCTTCGATCTTCTCGTAAAGGTCATCGGTCTTGATCCTGTGCTTTTTCATTTTCATTCTCCTTTTCGTTATGCCTATTTTATGCCCGTCAGACCGGAGAGCCAGCCAAATTACCGTATCTCCTGCCAACTTACCGGACGAAGATAACCCTTGATGTAACAAGGATTATCGCGTAATTCTAAGCATTTCACAGAGCGCACCGCTCCGTCAGTCTCGCTCTCAAAATCCTCCGGGCGCAAGCTCATGACGGTTCGATTCCGTCCGCCGGCACCAATAAAAAGATCGGTTATTCAACCGATCTTTTTTGTTTTACATCGGATGGAGTGGAACAGAGGTGGGAACATAAAAAAACCCTCCGGCAAGATACACCGGAGGGTCAGTATCCTTTCAGCAGATGTTAATGAGGGAAGTTTACGATCGCGTCGATCTGCTCCTGTGTCATGCCGTCCCGGAACTCCGGGTCGGTGACGGACCAGAAGTTATTTACGATCCTCAGCGCCTCGTTGTCGATCTCCGTGGCCTTGGCCAATGCATCCGCAGCAGTCAGGCTGGTGTCGTAGGTCCCCAGGATGATAAAGTTGACAATAGCCACACTGCCGCCCACCGGAACAGTGATGGTATAGGAGAAATCAATCATATCGCTTCCATTACCGTTAGCCAAGCCATCATCGGATTGATATACCACCTGGCCAGCATTGCCAAACACCATACCGATATCGCGGGTGTACTGATCGCCATCCCACGCAGTAATGGCTTTGCTACTGGTCGACGGCGTATCGTAGATGATCGCGGTGCCGGATGTGCCCAGTTCGGTACCATAGTGGACGGTTGTCGTGATGGGGCTCGGAGTATTGTTCTCGAATACATCCACCCACCGTCCCCAGAGCTTGTTTGGAACGGTATAGAAAGACCGCGTCACATCGAGGCCGTCGTGGTTCTCGGATCTCGAGGCCATGTTCTGCACCTCTGCAGGTGTGTTCGTGGTCCAGCCTGCCAGGCCGAGTTCAAATCCGCCGTTTGTCACATGCTCGCCGGCCACGGAATCTTTTACTGAAACGAAATCGATCATCGTTAGGTTCGGGGTCCCAAAACCAATGCCGGGAGCGCTCCGTTCTTCAAATGACAGGACAATGCTCTGTCCATTATAGGCGGTCAGATTAGCGGTATGCAGAACCCCCGATATACTGGTGGTCGTTGAATACAGCTCTTCAAGTTCGGTACCTGCATTGTTCCGTATTACGACTCTGTAGCTCGGCGTGTAGCCCGGTGTAAAATCTCCGTCATTAAGCTTGACACTATCTGTCCAGGTGAGTGTCGTCGTCCCGGTGAGGCCGCTTAGGTTCAGGGTCTGCATGAGGCGCGAATCTGACGTGGCATTCAGGAATGCGGAATATCCACCTGACAGAGGACTGACGCCCGTTGAGTCTCCGTTGGACACGTCCGCCACCGTGACTCCCTGAGCCG includes the following:
- a CDS encoding ATP-binding protein; this encodes MLIEFSVTNFRSIKEKQVLSLAAAKGGELDESNTFPSISKLPKLLRSAVMYGANASGKSNTILALNIMQFLVIQSFSSIQEGQSVPVVPFLFDRESAKSPSEFEITIISEGSRYQYGFSATQQRITEEWLIAYPEGKPQRWFERIFNNKTGTYEWQFSRNFSGQKEVIKTATRSNALFLSTAIQLNNDQLKPVFNWFSTKLAIILPATIINLQSTIDCCASENEKKHIMAFMNAADISIANINLEKQLFNASMVPPVIFPELRDKMINDLSGKELTAVKFVHNTEAGAVSLDLADESQGTQKLFIFSGPWLDVLSNGKVLVIDELNTSLHPLLVRHLVSLFHNSKTNHQNAQLVITTHDTSLLDPDIYRRDQVWFTEKDDHGATKLYSLVEFNPRKNEAFERGYLKGRYGALPFIGDFAF
- the groL gene encoding chaperonin GroEL (60 kDa chaperone family; promotes refolding of misfolded polypeptides especially under stressful conditions; forms two stacked rings of heptamers to form a barrel-shaped 14mer; ends can be capped by GroES; misfolded proteins enter the barrel where they are refolded when GroES binds) — its product is MAKQLMFDQEARAAILKGVNVLTDAVKATLGPKGRNVMIDKKFGAPTITKDGVTVAKEIELKDPYENMGAQLVREVASKTSDVAGDGTTTATVLAQAIYREGMKNVTAGANPMDLKRGIEKAVEAVIANLKKNSKLVVDKKEISQVGSISANSDATIGDLIAEAVDKVGKDGVITVEEAKSMLTSLDVVEGMQFDRGYISPYFVTNAEKMEAVLENAYILLSEKKISSMKDLLPILEQTAKMGAPMVIVAEDVEGEALATLVVNKLRGTLQICAIKAPGFGDRRKAMLEDLAILTGGQVISEDLGIKLENVKITDLGRAKKITVDKDNTTIVEGAGKTDAIQGRVKMIKAQIAETTSDYDKEKLQERLAKIVGGVAVINVGAATETEMKEKKARVEDALHATRAAMEEGIVAGGGVALLRCIPILDKMKLGGDEQIGVNIVKKALEEPIRQIVNNAGLEPSVIVDKVKSSDKLNYGFDAQKEEYVDMLQAGIIDPTKVTRSALQNAASVASLMLTTEVMITDLPEEKGGGGMPGGMGGMGGMGGGMY
- a CDS encoding co-chaperone GroES, whose translation is MSIKFKPLKDRVFVSYTAELEKTAGGLYIPDSAKEKPQSGQVEAVGDEVKSLKVGNKILFDRYSGSKINLDNVEYLIVKEEDVLGILS
- a CDS encoding S41 family peptidase, with protein sequence MQNNLEDDEMIRINKKKFLMAALILLLIGVVIGQGMVQAKPDTYEELKAFTQALELVKRNYVEDPDSRELIQGAIRGMVSSLDPHSSYMNERSFKEMNLDIKGEFQGVGIQIGVKNQQLTIIAPIDDTPGFRAGLAAGDKIMKINDEWTKDMTIEQAVDKMRGPKNTQVSLLIYREGWDKPKEFKIMRDVIKVTSVKSEMLDNEIGYIKIIQFQGQTTEELEKALKNLEAKGIKKLVLDLRNDPGGLLDASVDVSGKFLPRDSLVVYIQGRQKSDRKDFLTSGPETPRDFPMVVLVNTGSASASEIVAGALQDSKRAVIVGTQTFGKGSVQTVFPLEGGGGVRLTTAKYYTPSGRSIQNVGITPDIEVKLPTVKEAKEGTTDSLHVVVREKDLDRHLKNDTVEEEKKKEKGTPSLEDDFSMEVTPKEKKDDIQIQKAIEILKPALKAEDVFKNIPVSAKKEK